The genomic DNA TATTGCTGATGAGCAAAGGGCTTTAATTCATCGTATAGATGCACGTTCTGAAGGCTTCCAGggtttttcttgtattttgcaTAACTTGTGTTGCCCGGAACTCACATTTCTGGGTTTTGGGGATGTTTATAAAGAGTAATTAGATGATTGGCTTCCCAGTAAAACATCCATACGTGTGCTTTTATTGCTTCTGtgtttcccttttatttctgagaagcaCGTTGccttttcagagctgaaaaCGGAAacctccacttttttttttttgcgtcCTTCTACTTGCTGTGTAAGACAGGCATAAGGAGAAGTGACTTTAAACTTCACTGTTAAATACATACTTAATGAGGATCATCTCTTGAATTTGCTGCCAGTTCTGCATGCAAACAGCATCACATTTGTTGTATGTTTCCACTGTAAATTGTCAGCTTGTGCCTGTAGTAGAGGATATGTTGTTTAGTACAAGAAAGGGCAGCAAAGCATAAACGAGGCATTCATGAGACAAATATGGTATAAACCATGTAAAAGAAGGATTTTAGAGAGATGGTCAGCTTTGTCTCTGAGGGGATGGGACAGAATTGGGTTGTAGTTGATGGTTGTTGGACTGATTCAGAGTTGATGTGTAGTAGGACTGTTGCTTGGGCTGAGGAAAGTGTTTTCCATACAGTTACTGCTTGATGGAGTTACTAGagcagttttatttgtttgttctgaGGTTGTTTGCTAGTTCAGTTGCTGAGAGAAGTCGTAACAAGCCATAGTTTACTTATTAAATGGCTTTTTAGTTTGGATTGCATGCATCTGCAATGAAAAGCTAGTCTCCCAGATTGGGCATGGGTATGTTTAGTGGTTATCTGGTGGATGTCAATCAGCAACAAATGGTCCGAATTGCCTGTGATAATGGGCACAATGGTACGGTTGCCCATTTGGTGTGCTTTTAAATTTTGCAGTTTTTGAAGTTAATGTTTAAactgccattctgtgattttgatttGCCACCAACGCTGTGTTTCCTATGCAGGATTTGAATCGATCCTATGTAAGCGCTGCTTATGTAAGTGTGTGATACCTGATAGCATCCCTACAACTTCTGACTTACCAGCATTTAGTCagcaaagctgaaggaaaagagttCTCTCTACTGCACTGTCACTGAAATAGGAGGAATCTAAAGAGCTGTGCAGCTATAAAGTGACCCCAAAACATTTAAGTTCTGACAGCTGATGGATTTTAGACCTGCATATCAATTCTTACCTGTATATCAGTGAAAGAAgttgttggtgttttgttttgttttcatttctaggCCAATAAAGaactttcttcttcagaaaaataacaatgaGAAAGGACTGGAGTTGACTTCAGAgtgctcttttttcttatttcttggACAGCTGAGGGGCTTCCCAATGCAATAGTAGTATGGTATCATTCATCTTTCTGAAGCCCGTGGTAACCTTATTCCAGTAAGCCTACAGATGGGAGATTTGCTGTTGCAGTGGCTCCTCTTTAGCCCCACTGGAACACTGCAAGCATTTCAGGCACAGTCATTTTACAGGACCATCTATCCACTGGTTTTGACTTTTTAAcataacttcagtttttcttcatatttcccCATGCTTTCTAAGCAGCCTGCTTGTCACTTCTTCATACCCTTTTATTCCAATAAAGTGCCTGCTGTTTGTGCCTGCATTTAGTTAACAATGAGATGTAGGTCAGATAAGACATACTCAACCTGAGAATTTCAAATAACACCTAACAGTGGAACTGCATTAGATTAGATTTAATACAATCACCTGTGTAAAGGGATTATGTTTTGCATGAAATGTTGAATGATCCAATGTTATCTTCCAGTGCCAGATACATGAAAAAGGCCAAATTAAAAACCCTTGTTTGAAAATATTAGGtttaaagcattttgctttgtccTGGATGTTTGTACTTCAGCTGTTCCACAGAGACACAGTGTAATGGGGGACAGACACAGTTGATAGGGACAAACAGTGCAGTGAATAAATCAGCcacctacaggaaagctgtgagTGCCTTGGTGGGGATGCATGGCACTTGATAAGGTGTCAGTGCTTTTCAACTGTTGATCCTTCTCTCCTTGAAGGGACCAAGACAGGGAGTAATGGGGCAGGTAGCTATAGAGGAGTAGCAAAGATGGCCAGGGAGGGAGGAGTCACATCAGAACGACTGTATCTTTTGTTCTTGCAAAAGCTGAACTGTGATGGCACTTCCACGTAAAGCAAGAACAGGAGATGCTGCAAGAAACACATatcacacacagctgcagtgagGATTTGGGAACTGACCAAATGAATCATGTCCCTGTCTTGTCATTGAGTTCTCTGTTCATAATTTCAAATGATTCGTCTGACTTCAATATTTTACCTGCAGAGGCTTAACATGTCTTCTTCTATTGCTTGTCATCTTCAACTCAGGGAATGGGTGGGTGATGCTGCAAACTAACGTGATgtactcagcctttctttgctttgtgaGCTCCTACTTCCTCAAAATGCCACATCAGTGACAACTTAATGATCCTAGTTTTCACAACATTGTGAAACCTTGTTTAACAAGCGTATAAAAGGTTATTcataaagcaaaacagaattcagTAGCTTTGCTCAGTTATATGTGCATTAAGAAGAATATTCATTACCTTTTAGGCTTCTATAGATGATacaattttgtttaaataaggCACGAGTCTTCTCGTTTCCAGAGGAAGTCTGTCTTGATATAACTTCCCTTGTTCCAAATGCCATGTGGtgattcatagaatggcttgggttgaaaaggaccacaatgctgatccagttccaaccccctgctatgagcagggtcaccaaccagcagaccaggctgcccggagccacatccagcctggccttgaatgcctgcagggatggggcatccacagcctccttgggcaacctgttccagtgcctcaccaccctctgggtgaaaaacttcctcctaatatccaacctaaacctcccctgtctcagtttaaaaccattcccccttgtcctgtcactgcccaccctcataaacagccattccccttcctgttaCATGCTCCCTTCACATACTGGAAGACATTTCCAGAATGGAAGCCTTTCAAGCTTTGAAGTACCtgattttctaaataaaatgtgTTCCCATTCGTTATGAAAATGGTTATGAAACTTCTAGGCTGTTTAGAAGAAATGCTCTCGCTTCACACAGTCTGTCTTTAGCTTGTTACATcccaaggaaaaggaaggaacaTGATCAAAGTTGGTGAAACATTTGTATTGTGAAATAAGACGTGATTAGAACAGCTCATGCTAGAGTTTGAGTTCTTATACTCACTTCTGCATTGTAATAACataatatatttgaaatttcAGAACTTTCTCAGTGCATGTTTCCATTGGCAGAATTGTGgagcattttcttttatctaCAGATTCTAGAAAGAGtagtttctttattttaaattgtccCTGTTTGGATTAATGattagtttgaaaacatttgctcCTAGCTTATGTTAGAATTACAGAACAAGATGGATGCAGTGTTAATTGAAACACTGCCTAGAGGTTTTTAGAGTGATCTTTATGACAACTTAAAAAGTCTAAAAGGCTTTTATCCCCTTTGGTCAGAAGTTTGCTTGCTGAAATTACATGCAGCATACTCCTATGGTAGTACATTGTTTCTACTTAACATTTTCCTGATAAAGCAAAAGTGATTTACTAATCAGTTTTGTGGTGATGTCTTTTCAGATTTCATCAGATATGACTATGAATATCCTGGTGTAGCCCAAAGGAAGGACATGATGTCAGAATAACATACAGAACAATTGTGAGgtatgtgatttatttttttttttcttttttaatttcgatttttcctgttgtgttaaaaatgttttgggtgttttttaaacaattaaacAAATTGAAGATAGCAATCTCATGCCATTCTGTTTGCGTGCTGGAGTAGTTGTTTGCAGAATTAAGCTAAAATCCACATATGTCAGGGAGTATGCAGTACTgacttatttcttttcagaatctTGATGTCCTGATTTATGGTGATAACTTGTTGGTCTGAGCAGCTGAAAACTTGCCTtgattgaaaaataattgcacATTTCTACTCGGAGATACTGCATCCCCTCTGGATGGAATTCCACATTTGTGTTCTGTTTGAAGCTTCAGAACTGGAAGCTTGATTGTTTTGCTTCATTGACTCCTTTCAAATAATTGGAAACATCTATGCAGCAAGGAGATCTTGGAGGAGCACCTATTTTAAATGTTACTTTGGAATCTCTGCGCTGTAATCTGCGtatactgctttcatttctggtCTTTGAGATGATTCCTGCCTTTTTCTAACCATTAAAGTTTAAGGGCCAGAAGGATTTGTTAAGCAGAATGTGTTTATCATTCATGATTCCTGGTAGATGGGACTGTGAGATTTTTGAAGGTTCTTAACACATAGAGCTTCATTTGAAAACTGTCTCCAGTGTGAGACTTTTCACTTGGTGCTGGTTGCTTTCACCCTTTGAGGCTATATTCAGAGTCTTGGGATATAACCCAAAGTCTCATATAGACTACCTTTATAACAGAGAAAAACCTGAGACTTCTTCATAGCTGTCACCAATCAATATAATGCTTTCACAGCTCTCTTTGATATGGGCTTTAATAGCATGAATCAATATAATTTTTGGAACACAGTATACTTCAAGGTAAGAGCCCAATCTTAATGTTTAAGCTTTAATTTGTCTCTGGTTGTtgacagcacttctgtgctgccGTTGTGTGTTTTTGCTGCCTAGAGATGtttgaaaaataactgttttcatgAAATCTGATACAGTTTTgaatcttgtttttgtttcacattggaacaacaacaaagcctTAAAAGCATTctgatgaaattaaattaataaatgtgTTCTGTGAAAATCTGGTTTGTGCAATCCGTTGCTGTGCTAATTTAACCGCTGCCATTTGCTTCCCTTAGGTCTGGTCTGATCTGAGATGCTTTTCTCAGTTATCCaatctgatttattatttttggttGCATTTTTGTTGTGTGGTTATGCTTTTGTGGGTgttttcttgttggttttttaaattttaaatacaattgCACTTCTGTCAACAAATCTAGTTGCTTTTGaacttgctctgctttttgttaaCGGTGTTCTGGAGCACTGGTATTTCTATTCTACTTTTCTCTGAAGTTATGAAGCAGTACAAAAGCTCTGAAGGCAAATGTCATAGTTAGTAATTTTCTGAGAGACATAAACTGTAATCTGATGAAGAGTTTGCCATTTGGAATGATTAGGGCTAAAAGAAAGAGGTTACATTTTAACAGAAAGAGATGAGTAGTTTACAGGCATAGCAAGGTGGAATTAAGGTTGTTCTGAAATCCATTCATCAAGCATCAAATTAACGTGATAAAAATAAGTTGCAGAATTAGAACACTAATGAAGTAGCTTACAAAATTATTGCTGAAACTTTGTAAATTAGTGTCTCATAGAAACATTTCGTCCTTATGCAGTCATACAACTGTTAAGTTTTGATCATGCAATCCCATTCATTGTTTTGAAGctgaatgtgttttattttacagaaatggaaaaggagagCACCCCCATTTCTGGTTTCCTGATGTGTAGTAATGGTTATCTTTGCTTCCTGCAGGGCAAGTCCAGAGAACCATGCAGTCATCGGGGCACAGATTCCGTGATGTTGAGCACCACCCACTTCTTGCTGAAAATGACAGCTATGATTCCTCTTCCTCAGAGGCCGACATGGCAGAGAGGGTTTGGTTCATCCGAGATGGCTGTGGTATGGTCTGTGCTATAATGACGTGGCTTCTGGTTGTCTATGCAGACTTCGTAGTGACTTTTGtcatgctgctgccttccaaaGACTTTTGGTACTCTGTGATCAACGGTGTTCTCTTTAACTGCTTGGCAGTGCTAGCTTTGTCATCACATCTGAGAACCATGCTAACCGATCCAGTAAGTATGCAATTGCTCCTTGGTGTTGGAGTATTCTTTCATATCACTcatcagcagcagagaaatttgGTATTTGTTCCCTCTtagtaaggaaaaaataatgttaggCCCAAACTCCTCGAGTTGGAGGGACTGTAACTATGCTTTGCCTGTTTTTATGTGAATGAAACCACAAATAAGCTTTGACTTGAGCTGCAGGCAGTATAAGACACATTATAAGGCAGAGGTAGGCTCATGAGAATTACAGTTCATTTGTTAAATATTAACCCATTGTGAAGAAGCTGGTAAAtcctcagtcttttttttttttttttttttttttttccccctttttttttctctacattttttttcaaagctttatAAAAGGTGTAGATATATCTTATTGTACCAGTTGAAATATGTCTTCCATTTATGGCAAGTGGAAAAAGTTCAGAGGTAGGCATGCTGAAAAACCTCAGTCACATACTCATCATTCATGCATTACCTCTTGTAGATATTTAGAGTCAGTGGAAGGAAAGTGTGAGTTTAACCTCCCTGCTGTTGTGACAATAGCTGTGAGAGGTCCTAAAACTATTCACTTTTAGGACTTTTAGTTTAGGAATTCAAGAGAttaaattgtttattttgtgcttAGATCTGTTACTTCTAGGAAATATATCTGTTGGAAGAGGGATGAGGGGAGGGAAAACTATTTTCTCTAGGATTTTGAAACAATTTATGGAATAGTTGATTAAAATGTTATGACCTCTCCAGACTGACAGCTAATAAAGTTTAAGGACGGGTTACTTCAAAATATGCACTGGTAAAACTGTGTCTCTTTCTATACCTGTGTTGCTCTCACTGCAACAGAGATGAGTCactctcttttttcttattcactcctctcctcccctctcttAGCATGGAAGACATGACTGTGTGATAGAAGATTGAAGGAAATAGGAATATATCACTTCTAAACTTATGTGAACTACAACATCCTGtcagagctgtatttttttttaattgtaaggAGTTAGCAACAGTCTGAGCGTGGAAAAGATATAAGTAGAGTGGTTTTTGTCATCAGAATGTTAAGGGAATGATCTGAAGATGCTGTGGTTAGGTACAGATGAGTAGGTGAATTTGTGAGATGTTCTATAAGCCTAGAGTCACCTGGAACAAGATAAATTTGTGCATTCAGGAGTAACGTCTGTCTTTTAGATAGTTCTCCATTTTTACTGTGAAGTGCTATCATACGTTAAATGTGAATGTTTAAGGTAATATatattgcaaaaaaaaccacttcaGCAATACAGGATGGTCTTTAAGAAGCTCTCTTCCAGTTTGTGCCTCTTCAAAGACTAGCTGGTTCAAGTTTAAAGCACCATTTAGCCAAAGAGCTCTGTGGCGCTGCAGAGCTTATCTGGGGCAGGACTTGAACTGTCTCTCAAACAGCATAAATGCAAGATTGTTGTCCATTGCCTCTGATACTGTTACTGGAAGAAGCAATCCTGCCAGTTCCTCACAGTTCATCATTGCCCTTTGTGTCAGAACAGCTGCAAATGGAGCCTTTTGatgaacaatttaaaaaacTAATCAATTGAAACATGGTTTCTTTTCctggtggtttgtttttcttctgaattggTTCTTTCAGCCGTCTGCCGTGAAGGTCTTTCACAGGAGCAACAGGCAGAAGGAAGTGCTGGGTACAAAATGGAGAAGCTGATGGTGGTTATACTGGAGGTGTGCAAGCTAAAAGCTTGGGTGTCAAGGGAGAATACTTGTTTACATGGAATGGGTAGCAAAAGCTTGGAACTGGAGagttgaaataaaagctttcaagTAGTTGCTGACTTTATGGCTTTTGTGGATGGTTTGGCCTAACAATAGAATGTCACGTTTATGTGAAAGCATATTTCTTTTTAGTGCCAAACTTGGAGTAACTCGTAAGCAAATATTGTACCTGTAGTGCCCACATCTGCATGTAATGGTGTGTCTTCCTCATCATTCTATTTAAGCAACAACAGATTCTGGCAGGAGTATGCCAGTACTTGGCTATAGCTGTGTcttgctgaaatgaaatagaTCTTGAGGTCATGCGTTGGTAGCTTGCTGATTTGAAGTGGCTCTGGCTTATGGCAGATTAACTTCaagtaaatgtatttatttcagcaatTATCCTGAGATTACTGGTATGGAGTCtataaaatgtattattaaaCACTTTCATACCATTTAAgcagctttttctgttttaattgaaatgaTTTCAGGGGGCTGTACCCAAAGGAAACGCCACTAAAGAGTACATGGATAATTTGCAACTAAAACCAGGAGAAGTGATCTACAAATGTCCGAAGTGCTGTAGTATCAAACCTGAACGTGCACACCATTGCAGGTATGCCCtggtttggtttattttttaaagcagttattCATGGTATGTCTTCCTGATTTATATATCAGTTTTTCCCCACAGATATTTTTGATATTCAAGAAAGTTTTCAGAGACTTATACATTGCAGAGTGTCTTATACTGTAGCGTGAGCGTGGATGAGGGGAAGGAAGCAAGAGATGCtgttaaaatctgttttcctatGCATCACTCTAATTATTATGCCACATGTTAGTAATGGGGGACAAAGGCAAGAATCTCAAGGAATTTTTCAGATAGAAACTAATGAAATAAGTGACCTCTTCAATCTTAAATCAAGAAAACACTGTTAGATTTTGTAGTGCTTCACTTGTGATTACATCTAAATTGGTTCCTTATTTTCTCAAAGTTTTATGAATAGTCAGTtaaatgtgtttctgtttgttgaaGATTCATTTTAATTACGATCAAAGTGATGGCAATTTGAACTTACAGGGCTATACATGGGATAACAAATATGCACATTGTTGATCAACTCTCAGTCTTCTGAATTTTCAGACAGTATAAATGTGCATTTCTGATATTTATTGTGCAAGTTGAATTAGATAGGCCTGCATAATTAGGGCTCacataaatatgtaaatgttTCTGGTGTCTCTTTCTAGGTGCGAAGAGTATATGTATTGAATTCTATGGTATATCAAGCCTTCAAAAGAACAGAAGTCTTGTCAGGACACTTTACATGTTCTGTAAATGTGTGGTTTCTAAATTAAGTGTCTCACTGTGTGTTGCATATCTTTGTGAAAGTTACAGCTGAAAAGCTATTTCCATTATAAATACTCTGCTTTGGCACTGAAATCTTGCTCTCATCTCAGCTGTGAGTGGGTTTTTGTATCTGGAATGCGAGGGGAAAAGTGTCATATATAAATAGCCTTGTATAGAATTATCTTTCGGttgatttctctttgtttcaggTTAGTTGTGGCATGGATGCAGACACCAGGCATGGCTTCATGTGCAGTGAGTTTGATTCTGGCTGGCAGTATTAGCTCCAGCAGAGCGTTACAtgaacacagctgtgctgttagCTGGGCAGGCTTGGGGGTGGAAGCaatgcagctgctttcttgTGCTAGAATATAAACTGTTATCCTATGGAGAGCCAGAACAGCTTTGTGCCATCTGTTCAGGTTGTGTTGTGTTCATGGGATGCAGCAAAGGGATACCCAGAGGCTCTGCTGAGTGTAGGTTGGATCTTGTTAATTTGCTCGTGGCAGATTTAGGCTGGCTCCTACAGACTAGGTATCTCTGTAAAGTGTTTCCCACATCTTCAATCTCTGTAGGATTTTCtaatttggaaaatgaagacattttatGTTGAAATCTGCATATGAACAAAGAAGCTGGAGAATTGAGGAGCCCAGAGCCCATGCAGTTGTGTAACTCTGCATAGGCACTGCTTGAATGGTGGATCAACAGCCGTGGGGGTTACAGATGAAGCTGTAAAGCTGCTGGGTTACATCTGGGCGTCCTCCTTCAGACACAGCAGTGTTGGCTGTTCCAGTAGCCTGGGATCCCAGATGAGGCAATGCTGATGGAATAATTAGTGTTCTACATGGGCAGGCTGGTCCAGTAGAAattgtcccttccaacccatgtCATTCTACGATTGTGTGAccttgtgattttatttatttatttattttacttttctatgCTTTGGTAAGATCCTTTGTGAGATGTTCTGCATTCTGAAAGGGAAAAGTTGAACCTGAAAGTGTTTTGTGAGCCTGCTGTTACGCTTTTCTCAGCAGTTGGAAACTAGTTTAACTGTCTGTCTTTGTGTTGGCCATATAGTGCTACTAGAAGTTTGTTAACTTGTCATAAGTAGAAAACAAAGAGTTGGGTgttgttttcctgcagttttctgaatgtttaatATATGTTGTATGGACAGGTAAATGGGCTGGAAAACCCCCTATTAGAATCTGCTTCTTTGCCATAGATTTAACACTGCAAAAGTGTTCCAAATAGGAAACAAAGAAGTTGGTTTGATTATACTGCCAGCTTCTTATTGACTTACAAACCCTTCTGAGTATATTAAGAAGATGGTCTTGTCCCAAGTAGTCAAATTGGCAACTTGCTGGTAAAAGAGAGTTGAAAAGGCAGATTGAAGTCAGTTCCTATTGAGAAACAGTTGCACTCAAAGCCACAGTGCAGATTTTGAGTAGTAAATTGTTAACAGAAGAGACTCTTATGATGTAGTTATGAAAATTGTTGTGCAATGCTGCAGAAGttcttttgaggaagaaaaataatttcatagtACTGTTAGtgatgggaaaacaaacaagaaacctCTATTTACAACTTGGATATCTGGCCTCCATAAAACACTTGAAACCAAGATTTTACTGAGCAGTTAACACTTTAAGCATAAGGAGGAGGCTATGCTGAGTGAATGCTGTATTGtttctgcagaagcacagctgttATTTCCACCCTGTTCTGAGtgcctgcttttctgtgtggagaGCTGATACTCGGAATCAAGTCACTGAGGTGGttgcttcagcttttctgtgaatttctgtTATCCAGGCCAATTTCTGTTAAGCTTCTAGCTGTGTCTTCCTGAACGTTATCCTTGACATTCGAAACTGTAATTGCATCTGCAATTGCCTGAGTGCATtcagcaggctggagaagacttTCCTTTGCAGCTTCTTAatgccttgctgctcctttcGCCCTCATGCAGGCATCAGGGTTCATGCACAGTGAAATGACCCAGATTGCAGCAAATGGGGAGGTTTCCTTGAACTCTTGCTTGCATGTatgtcagtgctgggaccaggGAAGTAACAGCATACAAATGGCTGGGGTGGGAGGaaagctgtgccactgctttcAGCATCGCAGTTTGATGGCAGGAAGCATTTGTTGAATGGCGGTGTTAAATTAGAAATGAAGGCGGGCTTCCAAGCATCTGATGTCTTGGGGGAGCTGAGTAGGCTTGTGAGAAATACTGAATGAGCAAAAGTGATTCCTGCCCACTTCCCATCCTTTGGTTGCCGTGATTTGAATCCAGATACAATTTTACTCAGTCCTTCACCTTAACAGTCTTAGAGTGGCAGTGTATTTTCTGTGTCCCGGGAGAAGACTTGCATGGTCATGGTGATGAGCATTAGCTCATCTTTCCCTCACAGCTCAAGAATTAACAGGAGGCTGAACATAAAGGCTCTTGCTCTGGAAGGAAAATCTTTTGCAGAGCCTTCTGAACATCTTGTCATGAATCATAcctgttttcttctgagctgTGTTTCCTTATGGTAGTGTTCTTGTGTGAGAATGGCACTGTTTGAACAGTGATTTTCATCAAAGGAGTTGTCACGGATAAGACAAGAAGCAGTGGGAATGTAGGGGTGGGTCGTGGCAGCTCAGAGCAAAGGGAACTTCAGAGGGTCTGTGTGAGATTTGGGATCCGTTCCTGTTACCAGCGTGGAAGTGTGTTCTCCTTCTTCCTCAATGACTTTGTAGTCATCCATATgcaatgatttaaaaattactttgtgcACGGGAaagctgcttattttttccGACCTTCTCCACTCTAATAGTAATCTGACTTTATTCTGTGGCTTCTTGCTGAAGCATTCATAGATACTATGCATAACTAAGCAGGTGTTTTGAATAATAGTGCCTGAATTTGGGAGGCTTATTGAGCTCGATatttgctgaaatgaaaatgagtaaCATTGTGAGTGTTTTGCAGGAAAATGTGAAGCACTCTGAGTCTGTACCTATCTTAAGCTATTGATCTAGGGAAGAAGTTCAGCacattttcagctgttctgtatTTGTCTGCAGATGGGCATTGGGATACAAGAGAATTGAGCCCTTTGGTGCTGTTGGCCAGATGTAAAGTgaacttttgaaatatttgactttctcatttttcagttcatcacaaaaattcatttcagtgcaTCTTCTCCTGGCCACCGagaacatttatttctcttttaaagcacAAGCTCTGGTTTCTCAACTaaagtcttgttttctttcccctagCATTTGCAAACGATGTATTCGAAAGATGGATCACCACTGCCCTTGGGTGAATAACTGTGTGGGGGAGAAGAATcagagattttttgttttgtttacgGTAAGGGAAAATCAACAGCAGCTTGATTTTGGTACGAA from Lagopus muta isolate bLagMut1 chromosome 12, bLagMut1 primary, whole genome shotgun sequence includes the following:
- the ZDHHC7 gene encoding palmitoyltransferase ZDHHC7, with amino-acid sequence MQSSGHRFRDVEHHPLLAENDSYDSSSSEADMAERVWFIRDGCGMVCAIMTWLLVVYADFVVTFVMLLPSKDFWYSVINGVLFNCLAVLALSSHLRTMLTDPGAVPKGNATKEYMDNLQLKPGEVIYKCPKCCSIKPERAHHCSICKRCIRKMDHHCPWVNNCVGEKNQRFFVLFTMYIALISAHALILCGFQFFSCVRGQWTECSDFSPPVTVILMIFLCLEGFLFLTFTAVMFGTQIHSICNDETEIERLKSEKPTWERRLRWEGMKSVFGGQPSLLWINPFAGFRIRQILLRSKKGGPEFSV